A genomic region of Thunnus albacares chromosome 2, fThuAlb1.1, whole genome shotgun sequence contains the following coding sequences:
- the LOC122968949 gene encoding ras-related protein Rab-14-like, which yields MTAAPYNYSYIFKYIIIGDMGVGKSCLLHQFTEKKFMADCPHTIGVEFGTRIMEVHGQKVKLQIWDTAGQERFRAVTRSYYRGAAGALMVYDITRRSTYNHLSSWLTDARNLTNPNTVIILIGNKADLEAQRDVTYEEAKQFAEENGLLFLEASAKTGENVEEAFLEAAKRIYQNIQDGSLDLNAAESGVQHKPSAPQGGRLNADSQPAKEGCSC from the exons ATGACAGCCGCACCTTACAACTACTCCTACATCTTCAAATACATCATCATCG gtgatATGGGAGTAGGGAAGTCTTGTCTGCTGCACCAGTTCACAGAGAAGAAAT TCATGGCGGACTGCCCTCACACCATCGGGGTGGAGTTTGGGACGAGGATCATGGAGGTCCACGGTCAGAAGGTGAAGCTGCAGATCTGGGACACTGCCGGTCAGGAACGGTTCAGGGCCGTCACCAGGTCCTACTACAGAGGGGCCGCCGGGGCCCTCATGGTCTATGACATCACCAG gagAAGCACTTATAACCACTTGAGCAGCTGGTTGACTGATGCCAGAAATCTGACCAACCCAAACACA gtgaTCATTCTGATTGGTAACAAGGCCGACCTGGAAGCTCAGAGAGACGTGACGTATGAGGAGGCCAAACAGTTTGCTGAAGAGAATG GTTTGCTGTTTCTAGAGGCCAGTGCCAAGAc AGGGGAGAATGTGGAAGAGGCCTTCCTTGAGGCGGCAAAGAGGATTTACCAGAACATCCAGGACGGCAGTCTGGACCTGAATGCTGCTGAGTCGGGAGTTCAGCATAAACCGTCGGCGCCGCAGGGAGGCCGCCTCAACGCCGACAGCCAGCCGGCCAAAGAAGGCTGCAGCTGCTAA